A single Sorex araneus isolate mSorAra2 chromosome 8, mSorAra2.pri, whole genome shotgun sequence DNA region contains:
- the NFKBIB gene encoding NF-kappa-B inhibitor beta isoform X1, translating into MAGVACLGKTSDTDEWCDSGLGSLGPDAAAPAGPALTAELGPGLSWAPLVFGYVTEDGDTALHLAVIHQHDPFLDFLLGFAAGTEYLDLQNDLGQTALHLAAILGEESAVEKLYAAGAGVHVAERGGHTALHLACRSGAHACTRALLRPRPRCPQGSPNTYLTQGSGPHTDDSPAASEEGEEERESEQDWRLQLQAENYEGHTPLHVAVIHRDAEMVRLLKEAGADLNKTEPTCGRSPLHLAVEAQAADVLELLLRAGADPTARMYGGRTPLGCATLRPNPDLVRLLREHGAPEPEEEEDDDEDDDKPSLCSSSRDSDSDCGEEVDQYDDIVMHSGRSQARTPPSPASRPLPADPCDPANPCDPTDPCDPAAPEEPGE; encoded by the exons ATGGCAGGGGTCGCGTGCTTGGGGAAGACTTCGGATACTGACGAATGGTGCGACAGTGGCCTGGGCTCTCTGGGTCCGGACGCAGCAGCCCCCGCAGGACCCGCGCTGACCGCTGAGCTGGGCCCGGGGCTGTCGTGGGCTCCCCTCGTCTTTGGCTACGTCACAGAGGACGGGGACAC GGCTCTGCACTTGGCGGTGATTCATCAGCACGATCCTTTCCTAGATTTCCTTCTAGGCTTCGCGGCTGGCACTGAGTACTTGGATCTGCAGAACGACCTGGGACAG ACAGCCCTGCACCTGGCAGCCATCCTGGGGGAGGAGTCAGCTGTGGAGAAGTTGTACGCGGCGGGTGCCGGGGTGCACGTGGCGGAGCGAGGGGGCCACACGGCGCTGCACCTGGCCTGCCGCTCAGGGGCACACGCCTGCACCCGTGCactgctccggccccggccccgctgtCCCCAAGGGTCCCCCAACACCTACCTCACTCAGGGCTCGGGCCCTCACACGGACGACAGCCCCGCCGCctcggaggagggggaggaggagcgggagaGCGAGCAGGACTGGAGGCTTCAGCTGCAGGCCGAGAACTACGAGG GCCACACCCCGCTGCATGTGGCTGTCATCCACAGAGATGCAGAAATGGTCCGGCTGCTGAAAGAGGCTGGAGCTGACCTCAACAAAAcg GAGCCCACCTGTGGCCGGAGTCCCCTGCACTTGGCGGTGGAGGCCCAGGCAGCTGACGTGCTGGAGCTTCTCCTGAGGGCAGGGGCCGACCCCACTGCCCGCATGTATGGTGGCCGCACGCCCCTGGGCTGTGCCACCCTCCGGCCCAACCCCGACCTTGTGCGCCTTCTCCGTGAGCATGGAGCCCCCGagcctgaggaggaggaggacgacgacgagGACGATGACAAGCCCAGCCTCTGTAGCAGCAGTAGAGACAGTGACAGCGACTGCGGGGAAGAGGTG GACCAATATGACGACATCGTGATGCACAGTGGGCGGAGTCAAGCCAGgacccctcccagcccagcctccagacCCCTCCCCGCGGACCCCTGCGACCCCGCAAACCCCTGCGACCCCACAGACCCCTGTGACCCCGCAGCCCCAGAGGAGCCTGGTGAATAA
- the NFKBIB gene encoding NF-kappa-B inhibitor beta isoform X2 — protein sequence MAGVACLGKTSDTDEWCDSGLGSLGPDAAAPAGPALTAELGPGLSWAPLVFGYVTEDGDTALHLAVIHQHDPFLDFLLGFAAGTEYLDLQNDLGQTALHLAAILGEESAVEKLYAAGAGVHVAERGGHTALHLACRSGAHACTRALLRPRPRCPQGSPNTYLTQGSGPHTDDSPAASEEGEEERESEQDWRLQLQAENYEGHTPLHVAVIHRDAEMVRLLKEAGADLNKTEPTCGRSPLHLAVEAQAADVLELLLRAGADPTARMYGGRTPLGCATLRPNPDLVRLLREHGAPEPEEEEDDDEDDDKPSLCSSSRDSDSDCGEEDQYDDIVMHSGRSQARTPPSPASRPLPADPCDPANPCDPTDPCDPAAPEEPGE from the exons ATGGCAGGGGTCGCGTGCTTGGGGAAGACTTCGGATACTGACGAATGGTGCGACAGTGGCCTGGGCTCTCTGGGTCCGGACGCAGCAGCCCCCGCAGGACCCGCGCTGACCGCTGAGCTGGGCCCGGGGCTGTCGTGGGCTCCCCTCGTCTTTGGCTACGTCACAGAGGACGGGGACAC GGCTCTGCACTTGGCGGTGATTCATCAGCACGATCCTTTCCTAGATTTCCTTCTAGGCTTCGCGGCTGGCACTGAGTACTTGGATCTGCAGAACGACCTGGGACAG ACAGCCCTGCACCTGGCAGCCATCCTGGGGGAGGAGTCAGCTGTGGAGAAGTTGTACGCGGCGGGTGCCGGGGTGCACGTGGCGGAGCGAGGGGGCCACACGGCGCTGCACCTGGCCTGCCGCTCAGGGGCACACGCCTGCACCCGTGCactgctccggccccggccccgctgtCCCCAAGGGTCCCCCAACACCTACCTCACTCAGGGCTCGGGCCCTCACACGGACGACAGCCCCGCCGCctcggaggagggggaggaggagcgggagaGCGAGCAGGACTGGAGGCTTCAGCTGCAGGCCGAGAACTACGAGG GCCACACCCCGCTGCATGTGGCTGTCATCCACAGAGATGCAGAAATGGTCCGGCTGCTGAAAGAGGCTGGAGCTGACCTCAACAAAAcg GAGCCCACCTGTGGCCGGAGTCCCCTGCACTTGGCGGTGGAGGCCCAGGCAGCTGACGTGCTGGAGCTTCTCCTGAGGGCAGGGGCCGACCCCACTGCCCGCATGTATGGTGGCCGCACGCCCCTGGGCTGTGCCACCCTCCGGCCCAACCCCGACCTTGTGCGCCTTCTCCGTGAGCATGGAGCCCCCGagcctgaggaggaggaggacgacgacgagGACGATGACAAGCCCAGCCTCTGTAGCAGCAGTAGAGACAGTGACAGCGACTGCGGGGAAGAG GACCAATATGACGACATCGTGATGCACAGTGGGCGGAGTCAAGCCAGgacccctcccagcccagcctccagacCCCTCCCCGCGGACCCCTGCGACCCCGCAAACCCCTGCGACCCCACAGACCCCTGTGACCCCGCAGCCCCAGAGGAGCCTGGTGAATAA